One window of Nymphaea colorata isolate Beijing-Zhang1983 chromosome 11, ASM883128v2, whole genome shotgun sequence genomic DNA carries:
- the LOC116264683 gene encoding disease resistance protein RUN1-like produces the protein MAETGLFQRTSSPVREPRFEYDVFLSYRGEDTRHGFTKHIYEELVRMGVRTFLDSVELEAGDNIGDRMFNAIKGSKIFVAIFSVQYAHSRWCLKELADIVKCNRLIIPVFVHVNPVDVQKQEGTFGSLLPGFTDRLGAERVNEWKEALRVAGNAPGFTLDDDREEKGLIEKVIRRIMEELKNPPLALPKHPIGMEPKVQDVMKLLDVNANDVRMVAIHGKQGIGKTTLAKAIYNQIFLKFDAFFFFPGVEEASRTDGLASLHKQLTCGLLKVKEEPLMSDVDEGKNAIKEKVSKGSVFIVLDDVSDKNQLDALVGDKNWFRPGSRIIITTKDDSFLDAEMYKKYSPKELDDEEALQLLCYYAFGKVAPPEEYFRLSKQAVALCHGLPKALEKLGSLLSDRTSEEEWDDMLNKLERSPPDSILHLV, from the exons ATGGCGGAGACCGGACTGTTTCAAAGAACTTCTAGTCCTGTACGAGAGCCACGGTTCGAGTATGATGTCTTCCTCAGCTACAGAGGAGAAGACACGCGCCATGGTTTCACGAAGCACATCTATGAGGAGCTTGTCCGCATGGGCGTCCGAACGTTCTTGGACAGTGTGGAACTGGAGGCGGGCGACAATATCGGAGATCGCATGTTCAACGCCATCAAAGGGTCGAAGATCTTCGTGGCCATTTTCTCTGTGCAGTATGCCCATTCGAGATGGTGCCTAAAGGAGCTAGCGGACATCGTCAAGTGCAATAGGCTGATCATTCCCGTCTTCGTCCACGTCAATCCAGTGGATGTGCAGAAACAGGAAGGAACCTTTGGCTCCCTGTTGCCTGGCTTTACGGATCGTTTGGGAGCAGAGAGAGTCAATGAGTGGAAGGAGGCTCTGAGGGTTGCAGGAAATGCCCCTGGTTTCACGCTCGATGATGACAG GGAGGAGAAAGGACTGATTGAGAAAGTTATCAGAAGGATCATGGAAGAATTGAAGAATCCTCCCTTGGCGCTGCCAAAGCACCCCATTGGGATGGAACCCAAAGTGCAAGACGTGATGAAGCTGTTGGATGTGAATGCCAATGATGTCAGGATGGTAGCAATCCATGGAAAGCAGGGGATTGGAAAGACGACTCTTGCAAAGGCCATTTACAATCAAATATTTCTCaagtttgatgcttttttcttttttccgggTGTCGAAGAAGCTTCAAGAACAGATGGTCTTGCGTCTCTCCATAAGCAACTTACCTGCGGACTTCTGAAAGTGAAAGAAGAGCCATTGATGAGTGATGTTGACGAAGGGAAGAATGCGATCAAAGAAAAAGTCAGTAAAGGAAGTGTTTTCATCGTTCTGGACGATGTCAGTGACAAGAACCAGCTCGATGCACTGGTGGGTGACAAAAACTGGTTCCGTCCAGGTAGTAGGATCATTATCACCACCAAGGATGACTCTTTCCTGGATGCCGAGATGTACAAGAAATACTCACCAAAAGAATTGGATGATGAAGAAGCGCTTCAGTTGTTATGCTACTATGCTTTCGGGAAAGTGGCACCACCCGAGGAATACTTTCGGCTTTCAAAGCAGGCTGTTGCCCTCTGCCATGGACTTCCTAAAGCTCTGGAGAAGCTAGGATCTTTGCTTTCAGACAGAACAAGTGAGGAGGAATGGGATGATATGTTGAACAAACTCGAGCGGTCACCTCCAGATTCTATTCTGCATTTGGTATAG
- the LOC116264126 gene encoding disease resistance protein Roq1-like isoform X2 yields MAPCLRAPNPESGPPTRFPVRKNMELPFHAGEMRRDVNHGKEVEAAEPSSSSSPPQTGNRPSFNVFLSFRGEDTRKGFTGHLYNALRQHGISTFIDSEELERGERIEDLFSYIEGSQIFVPVLSKGYTNSRWCLREITKMVECGRLILPIFFDVDPTHVRNQSGPFEAAFQRHAGNNRVGEEDLRRWKDALRAVGEIRGHCLQNDTNGLLDLTDNEVKMIGIVGMGGIGKTTIASVVHNRLLSDFEDSSFISDVREGFKQHNGGVTLQRKLIKHILKDEHSDIYSVKHGASLIRARLCFKRVLVILDDTDHIEQLEALAGERDWFGPGSRIIITSRDSRLLLNHGVKEKHIYRPELLDDENSFKLFNSHAFRGIRPTKSEYHELSMEVVKVTGGLPLALTVFGSLLRGRNIKQWKETLQKLLQVPNMDIDGRLRISYEGLEENVKQIFLDISCFFIGEQKEDATYMWEDCGLHPQTAITELQERSIIRINEDDEFEMHDLVRDMGRRIAQQGEPWHRSRLRDSDDLLDTLVYKAEPMAEGIVIMGDQEGLVVTPRCESEAHLSTEDFVDLSRLRFLHLSRFTFKGEFLRLPRRLKWLRLLNCDFVNRLSGSSNLNDISVLELIHADVVARVLVEQSSSGRKVFNLKVLHLESFLMTRTPDFSKMKMICLRKLTLRNCKMLTEVDGSIRSLKSLVYLDLRHCSTLQRLPDSICTLNSLQTLLLIGCFSLSSLPEKLGNMQSLRELWAEYTGIHALPDSIGDLSNLRTLSLKGSYLLERLPDSMRTLESLEELYIDHFAQCLVDDSTHHTLNLMNLGSVLAIASAASAEWLAALPSSSCEKVKKLKLSDETIQELPPYLGRLKNLEALSIDCHNLRALPEWLGQLQKLNSFELESDRIISTGEGLALTATIEELSIRCPSLEALPATAETFANLRSLELHCPKLKRVSDWIASLGSLEKLSVTGRRKDIKILRTSPAHLVGRSRYLDQYIIPPTSVSTLALLTSSMAARGCSVRTLNLSCTKISGLPSSMGNLAQLEKLHLEGCENLQSLPPLPSSLHVLNARDCNNLRTISDVSTLKSLRKLKLSGCRLLGDFCGLESIAHNLETLELPGPCGGLSRFSQLSPVFMTRVFKEAAFSSLKTFSSSATNLPFPVELIRDRPDHSLLFTFPDHSLWFTFPKVGKGGKRPTRVVWSSELDSMPGEASSISISIVEEDGRVIHQYTQKYACEGAWYHDIGGEAIVGYSKEGYYLRMQVSSPSSNLNEIMLSLHRASLDVRYT; encoded by the exons ATGGCACCTTGTTTAAGAGCCCCAAACCCAGAGAGCGGACCACCAACACGTTTTCCGGTAAGGAAGAACATGGAACTACCCTTCCATGCTGGAGAGATGAGAAGAGATGTAAACCATGGAAAAGAAGTGGAAGCGGCAGAGCCATCGTCATCTTCATCGCCTCCGCAGACAGGCAACAGACCAAGTTTTAATGTCTTCTTAAGCTTTAGAGGGGAAGACACCCGGAAGGGTTTCACCGGCCATCTCTACAATGCTCTGCGTCAGCATGGTATCTCCACTTTCATTGACAGTGAGGAATTGGAAAGGGGCGAAAGGATCGAAGATCTGTTCAGTTACATCGAGGGATCGCAGATCTTTGTGCCTGTTTTGTCCAAAGGGTACACCAATTCGAGGTGGTGCTTGAGGGAGATAACCAAGATGGTGGAGTGTGGAAGGCTGATCCTGCCCATCTTCTTCGACGTCGATCCTACCCACGTTCGAAACCAGAGTGGCCCTTTTGAAGCTGCGTTTCAACGGCATGCGGGTAACAACAGAGTAGGGGAAGAGGACCTGAGAAGGTGGAAGGATGCGTTGAGAGCAGTTGGAGAGATCCGTGGTCACTGTCTGCAGAATGACACGAATGG ACTGTTGGATCTTACAGATAACGAGGTTAAGATGATTGGGATAGTGGGCATGGGAGGCATCGGAAAGACGACTATTGCTAGTGTTGTTCATAACAGGCTACTTTCAGATTTTGAGGACAGTAGCTTCATTTCGGATGTCAGGGAAGGCTTTAAACAACACAATGGTGGTGTAACCTTACAGCGGAAACTAATCAAGCACATCTTAAAGGACGAACATTCAGACATATATAGCGTCAAACATGGAGCAAGCCTGATCAGAGCAAGATTATGCTTCAAAAGAGTTCTGGTAATTTTGGACGACACCGACCATATAGAACAACTGGAAGCATTGGCTGGAGAAAGAGATTGGTTTGGTCCAGGAAGTCGGATAATTATCACGTCCAGAGATTCAAGGTTGTTACTTAATCATGGCGTAAAAGAGAAACACATCTACAGGCCTGAACTCTTGGATGATGAGAATTCATTCAAGCTGTTCAACTCACACGCTTTCCGTGGCATCCGACCTACAAAAAGTGAGTATCATGAGTTATCAATGGAAGTTGTGAAAGTGACTGGTGGTCTGCCTTTAGCTCTGACAGTCTTTGGGTCGCTCCTACGAGGAAGAAATATAAAACAATGGAAAGAGACTCTGCAGAAGTTGTTACAGGTTCCAAACATGGATATCGATGGGAGGCTGAGGATAAGTTATGAAGGCCTTGAAGAAAATGTCAAACAAATATTTCTAGATATTTCATGCTTTTTCATTGGTGAGCAGAAAGAAGATGCAACTTACATGTGGGAAGATTGTGGCTTGCATCCACAAACAGCAATCACTGAGCTTCAGGAAAGGTCGATTATTAGAATCAATGAGGATGATGAGTTTGAGATGCATGATCTTGTACGTGACATGGGGAGACGCATAGCTCAACAAGGTGAACCTTGGCACCGGAGTAGACTACGAGACTCGGACGACTTATTGGATACCTTGGTTTataag GCTGAGCCGATGGCCGAAGGCATCGTGATAATGGGCGACCAGGAAGGCCTCGTAGTCACACCAAGATGCGAATCAGAAGCACATTTAAGTACTGAAGATTTTGTTGATTTGTCCCGCCTAAGGTTTCTCCATTTGTCCCGGTTTACATTCAAAGGTGAATTTCTGCGTCTTCCTCGGAGACTGAAATGGTTGAGATTGCTCAATTGCGACTTTGTCAACAGACTGTCTGGTTCCTCCAACCTTAACGACATCTCTGTCCTTGAACTCATCCATGCGGACGTCGTGGCTCGAGTTCTGGTAGAGCAAAGCTCATCCGGCAGAAAG GTCTTCAATTTGAAAGTTCTCCATCTCGAATCTTTCCTGATGACCAGGACGCCTGATTtctccaaaatgaaaatgatttgcTTGAGGAAGCTGACGCTGCGAAACTGCAAGATGCTAACGGAAGTTGACGGGTCTATAAGAAGCCTGAAGAGCTTGGTATACTTGGACCTGCGACATTGCTCTACACTGCAACGGCTGCCTGACAGCATATGCACGCTAAACTCTCTTCAGACCCTTCTTCTTATCGGTTGCTTCAGCCTTTCTTCTTTGCCTGAAAAGTTGGGGAACATGCAATCACTGAGGGAGCTTTGGGCTGAATACACAGGCATACATGCACTACCTGACTCAATAGGCGATCTAAGCAACCTGCGTACCCTTTCTCTGAAGGGAAGCTATCTCCTCGAAAGGCTACCTGATTCCATGAGGACGCTGGAATCTCTAGAGGAGTTGTACATAGACCATTTTGCACAGTGTCTGGTAGACGATTCGACCCACCACACCTTGAATCTAATGAACCTTGGCTCAGTACTGGCCATTGCATCCGCTGCAAGTGCCGAGTGGCTCGCAGCATTACCGAGCTCATCCTGCGAGAAGGTAAAGAAGCTGAAACTTTCAGATGAGACGATCCAAGAGCTGCCTCCTTATCTTGGCCGATTGAAAAACCTCGAGGCATTGTCCATAGATTGCCATAACCTCAGAGCTCTGCCCGAGTGGCTTGGACAATTGCAGAAGCTCAATTCCTTTGAACTGGAATCGGACAGGATCATCTCGACTGGTGAGGGCTTGGCGCTAACGGCAACAATTGAGGAATTGTCCATAAGGTGCCCGAGCCTGGAAGCTCTGCCTGCTACGGCTGAAACCTTCGCAAACCTCAGGTCCCTTGAGCTGCACTGTCCAAAACTCAAACGTGTGTCCGACTGGATCGCATCACTAGGAAGTCTAGAGAAGTTGTCCGTTACCGGCCGCCGCAAGGACATCAAAATCCTGCGCACTTCACCAGCACATTTAGTTGGAAGGTCTCGTTACTTAGATCAGTATATCATCCCACCTACTTCTGTTTCTACTTTAGCTCTGTTGACATCCTCGATGGCAGCCCGTGGATGTTCAGTGAGAACCTTGAACTTGAGCTGCACGAAGATTAGTGGCTTGCCCTCATCCATGGGCAATCTCGCTCAACTTGAAAAGCTTCATTTGGAGGGTTGCGAGAACCTCCAGTCTCTTCCTCCGCTCCCCTCTTCTCTACATGTTCTTAATGCTCGGGACTGCAACAACTTGAGAACAATATCGGACGTTTCAACCTTGAAATCCTTGAGGAAATTGAAACTCAGCGGCTGCAGATTGCTCGGAGACTTTTGCGGCCTGGAGAGCATTGCCCACAACTTGGAGACATTAGAATTGCCAGGGCCATGTGGTGGTTTATCGAGGTTCAGCCAGCTTAGTCCTGTGTTCATGACAAGGGTTTTTAAG GAGGCTGCCTTTTCATCCCTGAAGACATTCAGCAGTTCCGCAACAAATCTGCCTTTTCCTGTAGAACTCATTCGTGATCGTCCTGACCACTCTTTATTGTTCACATTTCCTGACCACTCTTTATGGTTCACGTTTCCAAAAGTgggaaaaggagggaaacgtCCAACACGGGTAGTGTGGAGTTCAGAGCTTGATTCAATGCCGGGTGAAGCAAGTTCTATATCTATATCAATCGTGGAAGAAGATGGCCGTGTCATCCATCAGTATACACAAAAATATGCTTGCGAGGGGGCTTGGTACCACGACATCGGAGGAGAAGCGATTGTTGGGTACTCAAAGGAAGGCTATTATCTGAGGATGCAGGTATCATCACCATCGTCAAACCTGAACGAGATCATGCTATCCCTGCACCGAGCTTCGCTGGATGTTCGCTACACTTAG
- the LOC116264126 gene encoding disease resistance protein Roq1-like isoform X1 — translation MAPCLRAPNPESGPPTRFPVRKNMELPFHAGEMRRDVNHGKEVEAAEPSSSSSPPQTGNRPSFNVFLSFRGEDTRKGFTGHLYNALRQHGISTFIDSEELERGERIEDLFSYIEGSQIFVPVLSKGYTNSRWCLREITKMVECGRLILPIFFDVDPTHVRNQSGPFEAAFQRHAGNNRVGEEDLRRWKDALRAVGEIRGHCLQNDTNGNEAKLIWNVVKQISRILNKTARPITEYLVGMDSHIDKMYRLLDLTDNEVKMIGIVGMGGIGKTTIASVVHNRLLSDFEDSSFISDVREGFKQHNGGVTLQRKLIKHILKDEHSDIYSVKHGASLIRARLCFKRVLVILDDTDHIEQLEALAGERDWFGPGSRIIITSRDSRLLLNHGVKEKHIYRPELLDDENSFKLFNSHAFRGIRPTKSEYHELSMEVVKVTGGLPLALTVFGSLLRGRNIKQWKETLQKLLQVPNMDIDGRLRISYEGLEENVKQIFLDISCFFIGEQKEDATYMWEDCGLHPQTAITELQERSIIRINEDDEFEMHDLVRDMGRRIAQQGEPWHRSRLRDSDDLLDTLVYKAEPMAEGIVIMGDQEGLVVTPRCESEAHLSTEDFVDLSRLRFLHLSRFTFKGEFLRLPRRLKWLRLLNCDFVNRLSGSSNLNDISVLELIHADVVARVLVEQSSSGRKVFNLKVLHLESFLMTRTPDFSKMKMICLRKLTLRNCKMLTEVDGSIRSLKSLVYLDLRHCSTLQRLPDSICTLNSLQTLLLIGCFSLSSLPEKLGNMQSLRELWAEYTGIHALPDSIGDLSNLRTLSLKGSYLLERLPDSMRTLESLEELYIDHFAQCLVDDSTHHTLNLMNLGSVLAIASAASAEWLAALPSSSCEKVKKLKLSDETIQELPPYLGRLKNLEALSIDCHNLRALPEWLGQLQKLNSFELESDRIISTGEGLALTATIEELSIRCPSLEALPATAETFANLRSLELHCPKLKRVSDWIASLGSLEKLSVTGRRKDIKILRTSPAHLVGRSRYLDQYIIPPTSVSTLALLTSSMAARGCSVRTLNLSCTKISGLPSSMGNLAQLEKLHLEGCENLQSLPPLPSSLHVLNARDCNNLRTISDVSTLKSLRKLKLSGCRLLGDFCGLESIAHNLETLELPGPCGGLSRFSQLSPVFMTRVFKEAAFSSLKTFSSSATNLPFPVELIRDRPDHSLLFTFPDHSLWFTFPKVGKGGKRPTRVVWSSELDSMPGEASSISISIVEEDGRVIHQYTQKYACEGAWYHDIGGEAIVGYSKEGYYLRMQVSSPSSNLNEIMLSLHRASLDVRYT, via the exons ATGGCACCTTGTTTAAGAGCCCCAAACCCAGAGAGCGGACCACCAACACGTTTTCCGGTAAGGAAGAACATGGAACTACCCTTCCATGCTGGAGAGATGAGAAGAGATGTAAACCATGGAAAAGAAGTGGAAGCGGCAGAGCCATCGTCATCTTCATCGCCTCCGCAGACAGGCAACAGACCAAGTTTTAATGTCTTCTTAAGCTTTAGAGGGGAAGACACCCGGAAGGGTTTCACCGGCCATCTCTACAATGCTCTGCGTCAGCATGGTATCTCCACTTTCATTGACAGTGAGGAATTGGAAAGGGGCGAAAGGATCGAAGATCTGTTCAGTTACATCGAGGGATCGCAGATCTTTGTGCCTGTTTTGTCCAAAGGGTACACCAATTCGAGGTGGTGCTTGAGGGAGATAACCAAGATGGTGGAGTGTGGAAGGCTGATCCTGCCCATCTTCTTCGACGTCGATCCTACCCACGTTCGAAACCAGAGTGGCCCTTTTGAAGCTGCGTTTCAACGGCATGCGGGTAACAACAGAGTAGGGGAAGAGGACCTGAGAAGGTGGAAGGATGCGTTGAGAGCAGTTGGAGAGATCCGTGGTCACTGTCTGCAGAATGACACGAATGG GAACGAGGCAAAACTTATATGGAACGTTGTGAAACAAATTTCACGCATATTAAATAAGACTGCACGGCCCATCACCGAGTACCTAGTTGGAATGGATTCTCATATTGACAAAATGTACAGACTGTTGGATCTTACAGATAACGAGGTTAAGATGATTGGGATAGTGGGCATGGGAGGCATCGGAAAGACGACTATTGCTAGTGTTGTTCATAACAGGCTACTTTCAGATTTTGAGGACAGTAGCTTCATTTCGGATGTCAGGGAAGGCTTTAAACAACACAATGGTGGTGTAACCTTACAGCGGAAACTAATCAAGCACATCTTAAAGGACGAACATTCAGACATATATAGCGTCAAACATGGAGCAAGCCTGATCAGAGCAAGATTATGCTTCAAAAGAGTTCTGGTAATTTTGGACGACACCGACCATATAGAACAACTGGAAGCATTGGCTGGAGAAAGAGATTGGTTTGGTCCAGGAAGTCGGATAATTATCACGTCCAGAGATTCAAGGTTGTTACTTAATCATGGCGTAAAAGAGAAACACATCTACAGGCCTGAACTCTTGGATGATGAGAATTCATTCAAGCTGTTCAACTCACACGCTTTCCGTGGCATCCGACCTACAAAAAGTGAGTATCATGAGTTATCAATGGAAGTTGTGAAAGTGACTGGTGGTCTGCCTTTAGCTCTGACAGTCTTTGGGTCGCTCCTACGAGGAAGAAATATAAAACAATGGAAAGAGACTCTGCAGAAGTTGTTACAGGTTCCAAACATGGATATCGATGGGAGGCTGAGGATAAGTTATGAAGGCCTTGAAGAAAATGTCAAACAAATATTTCTAGATATTTCATGCTTTTTCATTGGTGAGCAGAAAGAAGATGCAACTTACATGTGGGAAGATTGTGGCTTGCATCCACAAACAGCAATCACTGAGCTTCAGGAAAGGTCGATTATTAGAATCAATGAGGATGATGAGTTTGAGATGCATGATCTTGTACGTGACATGGGGAGACGCATAGCTCAACAAGGTGAACCTTGGCACCGGAGTAGACTACGAGACTCGGACGACTTATTGGATACCTTGGTTTataag GCTGAGCCGATGGCCGAAGGCATCGTGATAATGGGCGACCAGGAAGGCCTCGTAGTCACACCAAGATGCGAATCAGAAGCACATTTAAGTACTGAAGATTTTGTTGATTTGTCCCGCCTAAGGTTTCTCCATTTGTCCCGGTTTACATTCAAAGGTGAATTTCTGCGTCTTCCTCGGAGACTGAAATGGTTGAGATTGCTCAATTGCGACTTTGTCAACAGACTGTCTGGTTCCTCCAACCTTAACGACATCTCTGTCCTTGAACTCATCCATGCGGACGTCGTGGCTCGAGTTCTGGTAGAGCAAAGCTCATCCGGCAGAAAG GTCTTCAATTTGAAAGTTCTCCATCTCGAATCTTTCCTGATGACCAGGACGCCTGATTtctccaaaatgaaaatgatttgcTTGAGGAAGCTGACGCTGCGAAACTGCAAGATGCTAACGGAAGTTGACGGGTCTATAAGAAGCCTGAAGAGCTTGGTATACTTGGACCTGCGACATTGCTCTACACTGCAACGGCTGCCTGACAGCATATGCACGCTAAACTCTCTTCAGACCCTTCTTCTTATCGGTTGCTTCAGCCTTTCTTCTTTGCCTGAAAAGTTGGGGAACATGCAATCACTGAGGGAGCTTTGGGCTGAATACACAGGCATACATGCACTACCTGACTCAATAGGCGATCTAAGCAACCTGCGTACCCTTTCTCTGAAGGGAAGCTATCTCCTCGAAAGGCTACCTGATTCCATGAGGACGCTGGAATCTCTAGAGGAGTTGTACATAGACCATTTTGCACAGTGTCTGGTAGACGATTCGACCCACCACACCTTGAATCTAATGAACCTTGGCTCAGTACTGGCCATTGCATCCGCTGCAAGTGCCGAGTGGCTCGCAGCATTACCGAGCTCATCCTGCGAGAAGGTAAAGAAGCTGAAACTTTCAGATGAGACGATCCAAGAGCTGCCTCCTTATCTTGGCCGATTGAAAAACCTCGAGGCATTGTCCATAGATTGCCATAACCTCAGAGCTCTGCCCGAGTGGCTTGGACAATTGCAGAAGCTCAATTCCTTTGAACTGGAATCGGACAGGATCATCTCGACTGGTGAGGGCTTGGCGCTAACGGCAACAATTGAGGAATTGTCCATAAGGTGCCCGAGCCTGGAAGCTCTGCCTGCTACGGCTGAAACCTTCGCAAACCTCAGGTCCCTTGAGCTGCACTGTCCAAAACTCAAACGTGTGTCCGACTGGATCGCATCACTAGGAAGTCTAGAGAAGTTGTCCGTTACCGGCCGCCGCAAGGACATCAAAATCCTGCGCACTTCACCAGCACATTTAGTTGGAAGGTCTCGTTACTTAGATCAGTATATCATCCCACCTACTTCTGTTTCTACTTTAGCTCTGTTGACATCCTCGATGGCAGCCCGTGGATGTTCAGTGAGAACCTTGAACTTGAGCTGCACGAAGATTAGTGGCTTGCCCTCATCCATGGGCAATCTCGCTCAACTTGAAAAGCTTCATTTGGAGGGTTGCGAGAACCTCCAGTCTCTTCCTCCGCTCCCCTCTTCTCTACATGTTCTTAATGCTCGGGACTGCAACAACTTGAGAACAATATCGGACGTTTCAACCTTGAAATCCTTGAGGAAATTGAAACTCAGCGGCTGCAGATTGCTCGGAGACTTTTGCGGCCTGGAGAGCATTGCCCACAACTTGGAGACATTAGAATTGCCAGGGCCATGTGGTGGTTTATCGAGGTTCAGCCAGCTTAGTCCTGTGTTCATGACAAGGGTTTTTAAG GAGGCTGCCTTTTCATCCCTGAAGACATTCAGCAGTTCCGCAACAAATCTGCCTTTTCCTGTAGAACTCATTCGTGATCGTCCTGACCACTCTTTATTGTTCACATTTCCTGACCACTCTTTATGGTTCACGTTTCCAAAAGTgggaaaaggagggaaacgtCCAACACGGGTAGTGTGGAGTTCAGAGCTTGATTCAATGCCGGGTGAAGCAAGTTCTATATCTATATCAATCGTGGAAGAAGATGGCCGTGTCATCCATCAGTATACACAAAAATATGCTTGCGAGGGGGCTTGGTACCACGACATCGGAGGAGAAGCGATTGTTGGGTACTCAAAGGAAGGCTATTATCTGAGGATGCAGGTATCATCACCATCGTCAAACCTGAACGAGATCATGCTATCCCTGCACCGAGCTTCGCTGGATGTTCGCTACACTTAG
- the LOC116264451 gene encoding chaperone protein dnaJ C76, chloroplastic-like isoform X1, with protein sequence MAKNLTAPIQPFHLPKVLASKNSIKLPISRVRLWFRWRRRSRDIKCCNINRERESTRKDYYGLLGVAVDASPPQIKEAYRKLQKQYHPDIAGQKGHEFTLLLNEAYRVLMRDDLRRRYDASTGKGLAGTDASFSGFASSSWNGPLRPHALFVDENSCIGCRECVHHAGKTFMMDEALGCARVKNQFGDDDKKIEVSVESCPVNCIHWVEREDLPVLEFLIKPQPKPGYGVFGGGWERPADVFMAAEAFKKLCNQNHQKQYEKNNEEEESPAQVKARKDAGLKLQMEKLLNIWFWIKGLTNFS encoded by the exons ATGGCGAAGAACCTAACTGCCCCTATTCAACCTTTCCACCTTCCAAAAGTTTTAGCAAGTAAAAACTCCATCAAATTGCCGATCTCCAGGGTCAG ATTATGGTTCAGATGGAGGCGAAGAAGCAGAGACATCAAGTGCTGCAACATAAATCGAGAAAGGGAATCAACAAGAAAAGACTACTACGGACTACTTGGCGTAGCAGTAGACGCATCTCCTCCGCAAATCAAAGAGGCGTACAGGAAGCTCCAGAAGCAATACCATCCAGACATTGCTGGGCAAAAG GGTCACGAGTTTACCCTACTCCTAAATGAAGCATATCGTGTTTTGATGAGGGATGATCTGAGGAGGAGATACGATGCTTCTACGGGAAAAGGTTTAGCAGGAACAGACGCCAGTTTTTCTGGGTTTGCTAGTAGCTCGTGGAATGGACCGCTGAGGCCTCACGCTCTATTTGTAGATGAAAATTCGTGTATAG GTTGCAGAGAATGCGTTCATCATGCCGGTAAGACATTCATGATGGATGAAGCTCTTGGATGTGCACGCGTCAAAAACCAATTTGGAGATGACGATAAGAAGATCGAG GTATCTGTGGAGTCTTGCCCTGTCAATTGCATTCATTGGGTTGAAAGAGAAGACCTTCCTGTTCTTGAATTCCTAATCAAACCCCAGCCAAAGCCAGGCTATGGTGTCTTTGGCGGAGGGTGGGAAAGGCCGGCAGATGTTTTTATGGCTGCTGAAGCCTTCAAGAAGCTCTGCAACCAAAATCACCAAAAGCAGTATG AGAAAAATAATGAGGAAGAAGAGTCGCCAGCACAAGTCAAAGCACGGAAGGATGCTGGTCTGAAGCTACAGATGGAGAAACTTCTGaacatttggttttggattaaaGGCTTGACCAACTTTTCATAG
- the LOC116264451 gene encoding chaperone protein dnaJ C76, chloroplastic-like isoform X2 has translation MAKNLTAPIQPFHLPKVLASKNSIKLPISRVRWRRRSRDIKCCNINRERESTRKDYYGLLGVAVDASPPQIKEAYRKLQKQYHPDIAGQKGHEFTLLLNEAYRVLMRDDLRRRYDASTGKGLAGTDASFSGFASSSWNGPLRPHALFVDENSCIGCRECVHHAGKTFMMDEALGCARVKNQFGDDDKKIEVSVESCPVNCIHWVEREDLPVLEFLIKPQPKPGYGVFGGGWERPADVFMAAEAFKKLCNQNHQKQYEKNNEEEESPAQVKARKDAGLKLQMEKLLNIWFWIKGLTNFS, from the exons ATGGCGAAGAACCTAACTGCCCCTATTCAACCTTTCCACCTTCCAAAAGTTTTAGCAAGTAAAAACTCCATCAAATTGCCGATCTCCAGGGTCAG ATGGAGGCGAAGAAGCAGAGACATCAAGTGCTGCAACATAAATCGAGAAAGGGAATCAACAAGAAAAGACTACTACGGACTACTTGGCGTAGCAGTAGACGCATCTCCTCCGCAAATCAAAGAGGCGTACAGGAAGCTCCAGAAGCAATACCATCCAGACATTGCTGGGCAAAAG GGTCACGAGTTTACCCTACTCCTAAATGAAGCATATCGTGTTTTGATGAGGGATGATCTGAGGAGGAGATACGATGCTTCTACGGGAAAAGGTTTAGCAGGAACAGACGCCAGTTTTTCTGGGTTTGCTAGTAGCTCGTGGAATGGACCGCTGAGGCCTCACGCTCTATTTGTAGATGAAAATTCGTGTATAG GTTGCAGAGAATGCGTTCATCATGCCGGTAAGACATTCATGATGGATGAAGCTCTTGGATGTGCACGCGTCAAAAACCAATTTGGAGATGACGATAAGAAGATCGAG GTATCTGTGGAGTCTTGCCCTGTCAATTGCATTCATTGGGTTGAAAGAGAAGACCTTCCTGTTCTTGAATTCCTAATCAAACCCCAGCCAAAGCCAGGCTATGGTGTCTTTGGCGGAGGGTGGGAAAGGCCGGCAGATGTTTTTATGGCTGCTGAAGCCTTCAAGAAGCTCTGCAACCAAAATCACCAAAAGCAGTATG AGAAAAATAATGAGGAAGAAGAGTCGCCAGCACAAGTCAAAGCACGGAAGGATGCTGGTCTGAAGCTACAGATGGAGAAACTTCTGaacatttggttttggattaaaGGCTTGACCAACTTTTCATAG